One Malaclemys terrapin pileata isolate rMalTer1 chromosome 7, rMalTer1.hap1, whole genome shotgun sequence genomic region harbors:
- the VHL gene encoding von Hippel-Lindau disease tumor suppressor, with translation MPQELAAEQRGRLLRSLNTREPSHVIFCNRSPRVVIPIWLDFEGQPQPYPVLQPGTGRRMYSYLEHLWLFRDAETDDGLLVNQTELFVPSRNVNGQPIFANITLPVFSLKERCLQVIRSLVKPVDYRRLDIVRSLYEDLEDHPDIRKDLQRLSLERS, from the exons ATGCCACAGGAGCTGGCGGCGGAACAGCGGGGACGGCTCCTGCGCTCTCTGAACACACGGGAGCCCTCTCACGTGATCTTTTGTAATCGGAGCCCCCGGGTGGTCATCCCCATCTGGCTGGACTTCgagggccagccacagccctACCCGGTCCTGCAGCCGGGCACCGGCCGGAGGATGTACAGCTACCTCG AACATCTTTGGCTGTTCAGAGATGCAGAAACAGATGATGGACTTCTTGTCAATCAGACAGAGCTGTTTGTGCCTTCTCGCAATGTGAATGGCCAGCCCATATTTGCAAATATCACACTTCCAG taTTCAGTCTGAAAGAGAGGTGTCTTCAGGTTATTCGCAGTCTGGTAAAACCAGTGGACTACAGGAGATTGGATATTGTTCGGTCATTATATGAAGATCTGGAAGATCATCCCGACATTAGGAAGGATCTTCAACGGCTGTCTCTGGAAAGAAGTTAA